ATAATGTTAAGTAGGCTGCTCGGTAAGCCACcgaagttccactgaacaccaaaagtctttttttttgcctgtagGAGGGAAttctggccaccattttttttacattttataacttcttgtgtttatatgtgggctgctttgatttttgccagggctgctttttactcccagtccaacCGTGGTTGTTACTGATCCCTGGAAAGCTTCATACCTGTCCATTGTTTGCTGGGCCGGTTCCCAAGGCCTAAGAGGCTCTAATCTTCCGTGCCTGAACAATAGACTTCCATATTATAAAATCCTCCTTGATGCTGCTTCATTTAGCTAATGGTGATGGACAAGAACCTCAGGATTCAGCTTCTAACTGAGCACCTGCTTGCACCTTCTGGtgcccttctttttatttgtactCTCATTGCAGGGGGAGTTCATCTTCTGCTACCCATGCGACTCTGTTTCCTTCCTGCCATAAAAGTTTCCTTCCTGCCATAAAAACTCGTATTGTTTTATAGAACCTGATCTAGTACTTGAAGTCCATTTACAAACCCCGCAAGACCACTCTTTATTGTGTGCCATTCTACATATACAGTGAGGAGCAGAGCACGTGGGACACAAAAGCAATCTTAGCTAAGgcagtgaaaaacaaaaactactgaattttcatttcaacccccctgaattgtgtctgtacatttagactgtaagccctacggggtagggtcctccatccttttgtctccttgatactgagcacttaatctgtattgtaattatattttatatttatgtgaattgtatttctaataatgcacttattgttacttattaatgcagtgaccccttgtttgttactaatttattgttttgctgtacagtgctttgccctcaaggagcgttcaacaaataaaaatatacatacgtaCAACAGGGGAGCTGTGCTAGAATAGTGTCAGGCTGCACGCACAGCACAAGTCTGGTCTCATACTGAATCCCAAACTACAGCGCCTGCGAGTGGGAAACAGCAGGAGAGCTGCGTCAGTCTCTTATCTGTCACGTGGCACCTTGATCTCTAGggcttttttttggaaaaagtctCAGCTGTGTTTTACCTTTGAAAGTGTCTTCTAAATGACTCACAAAGTGCCCCAGGTGCCCTCCAGGTGGAACAGCACTGAGTGTGACGGGAGAAAATCACCTTTCCCCTACTTATACAATCCAGCCCGGCCGGTTACATCATTCCCAGCACTCAGCATGTCCTTGGCAGCCGGCTGCTAGTTATATTTGgatacagagagacagacagtgCAGGGGGacagcagagaaggaatgttctgggcacacaataagctataccctcatactgtactgtctaagggaaacaatatggcgccttcctcccatatgtataaatacaaatatacagagaaggaatgctctgggcacacaataagctataccctcatactgtactgtctaacggaaacaatatggcacctccttcccatatgtataaatacaaatatacagagaaggaatgttctgggcacacaataagctataccctcatactgtactgtctaagggaaacaatatggtacctccttcccatatgtataaatacaaatatacagagaaggaatgttctgggcacataataagctacaccctcatactgtactgtctaagggaaacaatatggcacctctttcccatatgtataaatacaaatatacagagaagggacaCAATATACTTATATAGACATATAAcatacagcacacacacacacacacatatatataggtaCAGACATGTGACTAGAAGTTGCAGCTGAAGGTCGTATCCTAAGGCTTTTACAGTAGAAGTGGGCGGTCCCTGCACCAAGTTCAGCCCACAGGCTCTGACGCAGGGAGTGACGTTATCGGTCCCATGATGCTCCGCGCAGTGCCGGATCCGCTGTCACTCGTAGGCAAGTCAGGGAGACTGCAGGATGAGGATCTGGACATCGGAGCATGTGTTCGAGTGAGTAACGGCAGAGGCCCGGCATGGGGTGGGCGGCACTGTAGGAACGGGGAATGTAACTTGCACTAGGGGTTCTAGAAGCTGGTGCCTGTCTCACGATCCATCCACTCCTTCTGGTGTCCCCTCCCCCCTGTATCTGCTCGTGCGTACATTGTGTAATTGCTGATCCGCAGCCCCAGTTCTTCCCCTCTATACGATAATCTCTGCTCTCAAATACATGTGCTAATATATTTCCCATGGACCTCTGAGTTCAGTGTATGTTCTTCTTCCTAAAGAACGGCTTCCTGCCCGTAATGAGCCCCTCTGGGACCCGTAGACAAAAGAGTAGCCCTGGAGGACTATGGACTGTTACATTGTACAATGAGCTGCTTTGGTTATAATAGACTGATTAAGGGAGTGTAATAAGTGGCTCTGGGTACCATAGATTCTCACAGATAGTGTAGAGTGGCCCTGGGTGCCATAGATTCTCACAGATAGTGTAGAGTGGCCCTGGGTGCCATAGATTCTCACAGATAGTGTAGAGTGGCCCTGGGTGCCATAGATTGTCACAGATAGTGTAGAGTGGCCCTGGGTGCCATAGATTCTCACAGATAGTGTAGAGTGGCCCTGGGTGCCATAGATTGTCTAGATAGTGTAGAGTAGCCCTGGGTACCATAGATTGTCATAGTATAGAGTGGCCCTGGGTACCATAGATTGTCACAGATAGTGTAGAGTGGCCCTGGGTGCCATAGATTGTCATAGATAGTGTAGAGTAGCCATGGGTACCATAGATTGTCGCAGATAGTGTAGAGTGGCCCTGGGTGCCATAGATTCTGTGCACATAATATGGGCCCTATATAAAGAAGCATGGTCCTGTAAGGTGAAAGTGGATGTCCCACTATCTAGCTCCTTTTTTTGGcatgtcttaaaggacaaggaaagttaaaataaagaagtagctagaaatgttgtacattatgttttgggcttctgtaccagcccaaggcaaccacagccctttagcagagaaaatcagcgcctccaaagatgccccagtagctccccatcttcttttctgctgcacatgctctgtactgctgagctttgggaccaactcacaatatacagtacacatagaatagaaatgtcacaatataaggctgattagtaattaatacagataattgcaaaatggcagcacagaaaccagtgcaattagcatcagaatttaataatcagccctgtagcatcagcttatattacaggggaagctcattttctgctggataattagtgacgatccctaagcttagcttctcaacagccaatcagagcccactgagcatgtgagtgtcacagacactttccaagatggtgaccctctgtgacaagtttgaagtcctggatcattgctgctattgacaagctgaaactttaggctggagcaatatgttcagtatataaagcatgacatttttagccttattcatgtttagggtttagttctactttaatgggCCCAAGAGCTTTAGGCATCTGCAAATCAATGCTCCCTTTTACTAATAGAAGGAATtcatttctctctctatctctagaCAGCATGGGGCAGGGAAAGTTTCTTAGATAACTTTATTGCTGGCTGTGCCCTTGGGAAGCTTTAGTGTCTCCTCACCTTACAGAGTCACTGAGGTCACACATTCCTTATCCACAACTAACTGGTCAGGGCTGCTTGTTGTGCAGGAATGTGCACTAATCCCGTGGCACAAACACACATCCGTTGTCCGTTGTCCGGACCTACAATATTACCCCATGGGTGGATACATTGTGTTGGAGTGTTGTTGCAGAGGTGCAGCTGCTGCAGGGCCCTATCTCGCTGAATGTCTAGGGAGAAATGCAGTTGTGCAACTGTCGCATGATATGAAACCTGAGTTATAACGAGTCTTATTTGCATGTCTGTGAGTGTCTGTAAGCAGAGATTTGCCTGCAGCCATGATTTTATCCCTTGTGCTTTGTGTAACGGtgcagtgtggggggggggggttgtgtggTGCACATTGCTGTGTAATGAacctacaaacacacacacagttcatAGAGGTGCCGGGAAAGGCTTGGGCCTTAGCAGAGTAGGAATCTGGTTCTGATGTAGAACAGGAAAGGTCAGTAGTGTCAGGCAGTGATGTGCCGCCCCATGTGCTTATTCCTGTAGAACCATCTGCTGCCCCGTGATCCCTATTTCCATCTGACTTTAGTTTTCTGCTGTATTGTGTTACATATATGACAAACTCTCATACAGATCAGCTATGATTGTGTCTTAAACATTGCTCTGCCGGTGTCTTCTACATTGCTCTGCCTGTGTCTTCTACTGCCTGTCTCTTCTACTTTGTTCTGCCGGTGTCTTCTACTGCCTGTGTCTTCTACGTTGCTCTGCCGGTGTCTTCTACGTTGCTCTGCCGGTGTCTTCTACGTTGCTCTGCCGGTGTCTTCTACGTTGCTCTGCCGGTGTCTTCTACGTTGCTCTGCCGGTGTCTTCTACGTTGCTCTGCCCGTGTCTTCTACGTTGCTCTGCCCGTGTCTTCTACGTTGCTCCGCCTATCTCTTATACGTTGCTCTGCTGCTCAGCCTGCGGTTTTAAATATTTCTCTGCTCCGTGGCTCAGTCTGTGGCTTCATCTCAGTATTTGCTTCATGTGAAATTGATTTGTTCCAGTTAACAAAACTGCTGAGATTATAAACAGAGGCACTTTAGGAAAGAAGGCTATTTTTAAAATCAGTCTCTTTAAACAATGTACTGTTTGGACATTACCATCAGAGGTGTGTCCCTTACATAATCCAATGTTGTGCCGGTACACTGAATAGGTGGCCTTGTTGCAAGTACAAATTGTCCTGGCCTGTTGCCTAATTTTGTGCTGAAGGAGACAGGAGAACACTCCCCATGTTTCTGACACAATCGGTTCCAAGCTTGGCTGATTAGTCTGCGGATGGGGTCGAGCCACAAATTTGCGGCCTTGCCTTATGGCATTGTGTAAAAGAGAAACATAGAAGGGGCAGGGCTGAACTTTGCCAGAACTGTGACTGAAAACGAGAAATAGCAATGTGTTGATTAGGATCTGTATCTTCCAGAAGCTGCATGTGGTTTTTGAGAGTTGTTCAATAATAGCTGACAGTGCTAGCCTACATACTTATTATACAGGGAATATTTTATCCCCTGgtaatagagtcctgcagcgggtcaggtacctgcgggttaccctcAAAAACCTGCGGGCTGCgtgtagaagttccgggtgtggatttttgttccttttttctgatcacgcctacttcccatgatgtcacttccggtttaaaatgcagcacttcctgattcttaatggtcagcgggtctgggttgcgggtacgggttccaaaaaacggacccacgcaggactctatctGGTGACATAGAAGGGCATTAGAAGTCACTAGGGAGTCATGCGATTCCAacgtgacttttaatatcctgatattttaaaacagggggtacgttatttcttataatacatgtTTCGATGAGTCATGTCATACAAATGACCTCACTAagcactgatgacatcacttaaaATTACAAGGACACACTTGCTTGTGTAAGATATGGATATATACCGGAATTTATAATTTTCCTGATTTTCTTTCAGCCACCCATGGGAGACTGTAACAACAGCCGCCATGCAGAAATATCCCAATCCCATGAACCCAAGTGTAGTTGGCGTGGACGTATTAAACCGACACATTGACTCCAGCGGCAAACTCCACAGTGACCGGCTCCTCAGCACGGAGTGGGGGATGCCTTCCCTCGTCAAGTCGGTGAGTTGATATAAAGAATCTTCCCTTTCTTGCTCTTTCTAGAGAGTTAGGGACAGGAAGTCTGCTGTGTTTAGGAAAATGCTACCCCCAGTGATAATCATAGCATCGCCTCTTATTTAGTCCTTATCAGCATATATGCCTTTATTACTGACAGTTTTATAATTGTGGCACTTGACTGCACATAAACAGTATGTGAGCTATGCCTAATGCTATACATTTCTTGTTGTCTTCTAGATTATTGGGGCATCCAGAACAAAGACCTATGTTCAGGAACATTCCGTGGTGGATCCCGTAGAAAGAACAATGGAGCTAGAATCCTCCAATGTAAGTCTGACCCTGTGGTCTTTTCTATGTTATTACACTCCCCCTTTCTACTCTAACAGTTATTCTTGCTGTCACTTCCATAGTAGTCAGGACTGCCATGGACTAACAGGCTGTTGCCTTTATTGCAGATAACATTCACAAACATGGTGTCCGTGGATGAAAGACTCATTTATAAGCCGCACCCCCAAgaccctggaaagtaagtaacaGTATGAATGGCACatgtactttaaaggaattgttcagtataaaaataaaactgggtaaatagagaggctgtgcaaaaataaaaaatgtttctaatatacttagccaaaaatgtaaaaaaaaataaagactggagtggctggatgtgtaacataatagccagaacactacttcctttcATTATcaaatgaaataatgaatgtattttgtttcagAACCGTGCTCACACAGGAAGCCATCATTGCAGTGAAAGGGGTCAGTCTGAGCAGTTACTTAGAGGGAATGATGGCAAATACCATTTCTTCCAATGCAAACAAGGTAAGTGCTGCCTGTGTGCAACTTACTGTTCCTCTATTGTGGGAGGTaattgctgaaaaaaattgtaattgcaATTTCTTCTATCCTTTTCCCAGTCATTATTGCCTGCTACATGGCCCATTCAGATTGGCTGATCCATTCAAGGTTATGATTTTATCCAATGCTGTTGGAAGTTCTGTCAATAAACCCCTTTTTCTGTTGCAGGGCCGGGATGCAATGGAATGGGTAATCGGCAGATTAAATGCCGAAATTGAAGATCTGAAAGCATCGACCAGAAGCAGCATAAGGTCATCGATGGCAGCGGCTGCGTTTCTGGAGAAATGATGACACGGAAGGGCCACAGTAGTGATAGATCTTAGTTAGCTGATGATACCGAGCAAGCCGTGGCTTCCCTCCATGAAGTTAatctatttattcttatttaagaATGTATCTTTATTGAGTAGGTTTTCAAATTGGACTTTGGAGGGAGGCGACGACTTTGGGGGAACAACAATGACATTTGGGGGACCAGCAGGCGTCTCTCCATGGATACGACTGGATGCCGGCCCTTTGTAACATGGTCAAATGCCTGGCTCGGTGTCACGTGGCCTGAGACAGAAGAACCGTCTAAGAGGCTGAACTGGGGCGGCTATGGAATAATTTTAATTTCCTCTATTACTGGCCATGCTCATTGTCTGGGACCAACAGTTCAGCCCACCAGGTTCCTCATGCCTTTAACAGAATAATACTTTTATTCCAGATGCTACAGACTGATATTTGCCTGGCAACGTAGCAAAGCTTGTATTGACGCTAACTAAATGTAGGCTTGAGAATGGTTCAATTTTCCCATTTACTAGTGTTTCCTTTAATTCCTGGCATTAATGGGGCAATGCAGACCGGCGTCCAACATCAGCACTATGGGTATTTATTTTTACCCTAGATACCTCTCTCTTCCCTTTGTAATTGACAGTGTTAGAGCAAGCCCCTACCATCTGGAGATCTTCAAGGATATCTTCATTCAATTGGCAATGATAATATTTCATTTATGTCCTCTACTTCTCCCAAAATTGCCCTGCATAACTAAGAGGCCAGAATATAAAACTAAATACAATCATATAGATAATTCtgtattcaaaataaaatatggtgACCACAAGCTTTACGTTGGACGCAAGTTTATGTTGCCTACTTTTGGTGTGCATATATAACCATCTCTCAACTGGATA
The Xenopus laevis strain J_2021 chromosome 9_10S, Xenopus_laevis_v10.1, whole genome shotgun sequence DNA segment above includes these coding regions:
- the prelid3b.S gene encoding PRELI domain containing 3B S homeolog; this encodes MRIWTSEHVFDHPWETVTTAAMQKYPNPMNPSVVGVDVLNRHIDSSGKLHSDRLLSTEWGMPSLVKSIIGASRTKTYVQEHSVVDPVERTMELESSNITFTNMVSVDERLIYKPHPQDPGKTVLTQEAIIAVKGVSLSSYLEGMMANTISSNANKGRDAMEWVIGRLNAEIEDLKASTRSSIRSSMAAAAFLEK